The stretch of DNA TTACGCTCTTCATCCATCACAAGGACGTTCCAGGAGTCTTCGCAAACATCGACAAAGTCCTCGCTGACAGCAACATAAACATCCGCGCCAACTACAGCCGCCAAATCAACCAAGGCTATGCAATCAGCGTGTATGTGCTACACCAGAAAGTCTCAGCTGAAACCGTTGCTAAAGTCCAGGCAGTACCCAACGTCTGCAGCGTCAAATTCTAAAAGTAGGGATTTTTTCCCTTTCTATTTAATTGGTCTATCTCGTAGCTTCTTCTGATTACCATATGGTTTAGCCATATTTTTCCAGCCCATATTAGCGATCCGAGTCATTATAAAGTTGGGCATGACTGGTTTCGCCATCAACTGCATGGCTTCTTCTGGTACAGTTGAGCCCTCTAAGAGGCTTTTTGCGGTTAAGTCCAACGATTTTTTAATGTTTTTTATCATTGGTGCTTTCTCGAGTGGCATGCCATTTATCATGGCTCCGGCGCCCATCGTTAATCCCCCAGCCCACTCATACCCCACTTCGTTAGCGAATTGTTTGCAGATTGCTATGGCGGTGGCGTTTTGTTTGGCATCTGGAAAACCGTTGTTGACGATTGCTAAAACTCGTGTATGTTTAGCTGCCGCGCCGTTTTTGCGGTCTTCAGCGATTTTCTCTAAGGCTAGAATTAAGCCTGCGGGGAGCGAGTCTACGTAGAGAGGAAACGCTAAAATTAAAATGTCGCTGTCAGCTACCTGTGATAGCATTTCTGCCTGTTTTTCTTTATTGTGTATCGCGGCTTGAGCATGGATTTTGCTGGTTTCGTATCCGCCGCTTTGCAGTTTGTCAAGTAGGTATGTGCCTAAAGAGTTGGAGCTGCTGTTAAAACCGTGTGGGCTACCTATGAACAGTAGCGCTTTTTTTGAATTCAAATTTTTACCTCCAAATTAGTAAGTAAGCCGCTGATTTTACCTTCAACAGTTGCTTGGTTGTCCGATTCGTATATTATTACCGTAGACTGTTTTGGTGCCTGCCAGTTAAGCGAATTGCGGTAGACGAGCGTTTTAAAGATGGCTTCGCTTTCCGGGTCAGGATGTGGCAAGACGCCGATTGCTGCCATACCATGCCTTTTATCGTACCGCTGGGGGTGATGAATTTCCCCTTTGTATTTTTCCATAAATGGCAGGATTGTGGGGATTTGGCGGTCAAGTACCTTTTTTAGTTCATATGGGTAACCGCCGAAAACGATTGGCGACACCTGTATGAGTAGGTCGGTTTGTGCTAGTTTGGATGCTATTTCTCTTGCGGGATCATCTATTACGCATATACCGGGTGTTTTAACCCAGCAGCCAAAGCAGCCTACACAGTCAGCCACTTTAAGGTCGCGCAGCTTATAGGCTGAAATGTTACCGACTTTTTGTAGAGCTGATAGTAATGTTTCGTTTGCTTCGTCAACTTTTCGGTCATTGATTCTTGCTCCGTTTAGCACTAGGACATCCAATTTAGCTACACTCTCAGAATTTTCCTGTTTGATGCAAGTTGTAGATAAAATTTTCGCCCCCACTATATCAGTAGATCAACGTGTTTGTTTTGTTCTGCTTGTGGGACTAGCCACAACCAGCCTGCAGTCGCCTAAACCCGCCGACGCCAAAACAGACGCCCCAGCCAAACCCACTGGTAGTTGTTGTGTAAAGGCGCCATGCCACAACAACAACTATAGAAA from Candidatus Bathyarchaeota archaeon encodes:
- a CDS encoding NAD(P)H-dependent oxidoreductase, which encodes MNSKKALLFIGSPHGFNSSSNSLGTYLLDKLQSGGYETSKIHAQAAIHNKEKQAEMLSQVADSDILILAFPLYVDSLPAGLILALEKIAEDRKNGAAAKHTRVLAIVNNGFPDAKQNATAIAICKQFANEVGYEWAGGLTMGAGAMINGMPLEKAPMIKNIKKSLDLTAKSLLEGSTVPEEAMQLMAKPVMPNFIMTRIANMGWKNMAKPYGNQKKLRDRPIK
- a CDS encoding NAD(P)H-dependent oxidoreductase; amino-acid sequence: MDVLVLNGARINDRKVDEANETLLSALQKVGNISAYKLRDLKVADCVGCFGCWVKTPGICVIDDPAREIASKLAQTDLLIQVSPIVFGGYPYELKKVLDRQIPTILPFMEKYKGEIHHPQRYDKRHGMAAIGVLPHPDPESEAIFKTLVYRNSLNWQAPKQSTVIIYESDNQATVEGKISGLLTNLEVKI